The DNA region CGAGACTGCCAATCAGATTCCCGCGCCGTGGGGCGTCGACGCCCTCGCCGTGCGTGACACGAGCGGGCTGGGCGGCGTCACGCTGTATGTGAACGAACAACCCTTCGCCGTGCGCAGCCCCGGCGGAAACGGCGTCGTGAAGTTCGAGAAGTCGCTCGTCGAACAGGACAACCATCGCGCCGTTGTCGAAATGAAAGCATCGAATGTCGGACCGATTGGCAATACTTACACGGTCCGTCTACGGTTTTCGATTGAAGCGGGCCATCGCGAGAGCGCCGTCGAAGTGCTCGTCGAAGGCGCCGAAAACAACGACCTGTTGGAATTGGGTATCGGGCTTACGCGGCTTTCGCATCAAGAATATCTGCTCGATCCCCAGGCGGGCGTTATGGCGGTGTGGGGCACACAGACGCCGGCCATCGGCCGCATCGGGCTCGGCGCAGTCTTCCCCGCGGAACGATTCGTGCGCGAAGGCGACGTGCCGGGCGAGAACCACATCGTATTGAAAATAGAGCGGGGCGTGCCGATAACGTACTTTATTCAGGCGAAGTGGCAGAACGGTTTGCAGTATCCCGTCGCGCCAGTCATGGAGAATTGGGTGAAGGAACTGCGCGTACTCGCCGGCGCGAAGTTTCCCAAGTAGTTCAGCGGACGATTACACGGACAAGGTTCGGCTTACTGTAGAGGCGCCGCGTCGTCCTTCCGATTCAGAATCATGTAGACCACCAGGGCAATCACGGCCGCAATCGGCGTCGTGATGGCGACACTCGCCAGCCACGATCCCATCGCCGGCATTACGTTCTCCACGCCGACACGCCATATCCATGAGGTCAAGTACACCTCGGCTACTGTATCGGACCCCGGAACGGGAAACGTCCAGCCTTCTCCTGGGTCGCGCGAAAGTATGAGCGTGACAGTTGGCGCGGCCAAGTCAAGCAGGTCCATGAGCAGATCGAATCCCGCCCAGGATAGCGCCGCGACGAGCACGAGCCGCTCGGCGCACGGCGGGCAATTGCACCACCAAATCCAGACGTAGCATGCCGCGACCGCGAGCGCAAAAAAGACCCCCCGCAGTACGAGGCCTATCATTGGGCCAGGCGCGTTACCGGCATCGAACATCGTTTGGTCCCAGCCAAGCCGCGGCACAACGCGCGAGATCAGCAACAAGATGACGAGCAACACGACGAGCCGGGTCTCGGGCATGGATGCAAGCCAGTGCGGCTTGCCTGCAGTGATGCGCCGTTGCGCCTGCAGGAGCACGAGCAGCACCGAGGCAATTACCGCGCAGCCCACAACGAAATTCCACGCGACGTATACGATGGATTCGTAGTATGGCGCCAAGCGATAGGCGAGAATCGCGCCATTCGCAAATTGCAGCACAAGGGCAACGGAACGCGCCGCAAGAAGCACCGCCGCGGCGATCGCGACGCGCCGTCCAAAGGTCATAGCGATTTGGATCGATTGCGGCTGGACCTCCGCAGCGTCGCTCATTGCCCGTCCTCGTAGTTGAACGGAAACGGCCCTCCACGCGGAGGACCGTCTTGCTTCCGAATTCGCGCTACGTGCGCTTTTCAACCGGCACGTACGGCCGAAGCGTTTCGCCCACGTACACCTGCCGCGGACGATGAATCCGGTTGCCGGCTTCCGCGCGCATTTCGCGCCACTGCGCAATCCAACCCGGCATTCGGCCAATCGCGAACATAACGGTGAACATGTTCGTGGGAATGCCGAGTGCCCGGTAGATGATGCCGCTGTAAAAGTCGACGTTCGGATACAGCTTGCGCTCGATAAAGAAACTGTCTTTCAGTGCGGCTTCTTCGAGGTGTTTGGCGATTTCGAGCAACGGCTCGTTGATGCCCAGTTCGTTCAGCACGCGGTCGCACGCTTCCTTCAGCAATTTCGCGCGCGGATCGAAATTCTTGTACACGCGGTGACCGAACCCCATCAGACGAAAGCCGGAATTCTTGTCCTTGGCCATGTCGACGTACTTCTTGTAATTGCAGCCGTCGGAGACGATCTTTTCGAGCATCTCGATGACTTCCTGGTTCGCGCCGCCGTGCAGCGGGCCCCAGAGGCCGCTGATCCCCGCGGAGATGGAGGCGTACAGGTTCGCACCCGAGCTGCCCACCATGCGCACCGTCGACGTCGAACAGTTCTGTTCGTGGTCGGCATGGAGCACGAGCAGCATGTTTAGCGCGTCTTCGATGACCGGCGAAATCGGATACGGCTCCGCCGGCGTGCTGAACATCATGTACAGGAAATTCGCCGCGTAGGAGTTCGCCGCGATGGGATAGACTATCGGCTCGCCCCGCGTCTTCTTATAGGAGAACGCCGCGAGTGTCTTCGCTTTCGCGAGAAGACGGATGATATTCAGATCGAGGTGTTCGTCGTCGCCGGAGTCCGGATAGAACGTTGAGAGCGATGCCACCATCGCGGACAGGATCGCCATCGGGTGT from Candidatus Hydrogenedentota bacterium includes:
- a CDS encoding citrate synthase, which encodes MSTAKLIYNGKEYEYPVIVGTENEAAIDFTQLRAQTGAITYDPGYGNTGSCRSAITFIDGDKGVLRYRGYPIEELAVKSRFSEVCFLLIYGNLPNEKELVEWRRQLTLNSFIHESMINFFDHYPPTAHPMAILSAMVASLSTFYPDSGDDEHLDLNIIRLLAKAKTLAAFSYKKTRGEPIVYPIAANSYAANFLYMMFSTPAEPYPISPVIEDALNMLLVLHADHEQNCSTSTVRMVGSSGANLYASISAGISGLWGPLHGGANQEVIEMLEKIVSDGCNYKKYVDMAKDKNSGFRLMGFGHRVYKNFDPRAKLLKEACDRVLNELGINEPLLEIAKHLEEAALKDSFFIERKLYPNVDFYSGIIYRALGIPTNMFTVMFAIGRMPGWIAQWREMRAEAGNRIHRPRQVYVGETLRPYVPVEKRT